acgccgtctttcaaggctgaagagaccaaggcgttgcaacctggtttcataagggaggtgctccatttccttgatcattcttgttgcccttttttgcacctataGCAGTATAGCAAAGCCAGTTCTTAAAAGGCTTTCCTTTTGCATACAGCTTAGAAATAGCGCTGAGCCAAGCTGTTTATAAACtcataaatacactgctcaaaaaataaaatggttttaattgctggggttttatagatgtttattttaaatattagatttgtttcactgttatactgtattgtttctattattgttgtgagccgccccgtgtcttcggagaggggcggcatacaaatctaattattattattattattaataataataataataataataataataaaggggacacttaaacaacacaatataactccaagtaaatcaaacttctgtgaaatcaaactgtccacttaggaagcaccgctgattgacaatcaatttcccatgcccttgtgcaaatgaaatattcaatgagactattccttcagatctagggtgtgttcgagtgttccctctatttctttGAGCAGGATAGATAAGGAAAGCCGAGACTCGGAGGGAGTTTGGCCTACTTCTGATTAGGAACAGCCCCAGTCTGAAAGTTGGAAAAGAAACGAAGGGAAGGCAAAGCAGCGCTCGCTTCCCTGTTTTCAGGTCTCCTAAAAGGGAGTTCAACCAGTTCAACCGTGTCTGAGCTGGTGTGGCCTGAGTTTTTTCCCCGCCTCGCGGGCGGTCTTGGGGGTCCTTTCCCCCGCCTTCCTCAAGGGATCCCCGGTGCCCCGGAGCGGCGCAGCATTCTCACCGGGAACAGCGGGATGGCCAGGGCGACTCCGCGCTTCCTGCGCCCCTTTTGGCCGCGGGCCCCTTGCGCGGGCCCCGCGGGAGCCGTTCTCGGAAGGTCCTTGGCTGCGGCGCCTGCTCGCCGCCTAGACCTGCGGGGTATCTACCCTCCCCTCGTCACCCCTTTCACGTCTCAAGGCCGCGTAGATTACGCCCGCTTGCAAGAGAATCTGCGCCTCTACGCCGAAATCCCCTTCCGAGGTAGGCTTAGCCCTCTTGAGGGGAGAAGGACCCGCGGGGTCCCTTTTGGGGTAAGGCATCAGGGAAGGGAGGCGAGAGAGTCACCTGGGGCGACCCTGGCTTGGGTGCCACTCTGCCTTACTTGACGTGGTAAGTTCTGTGGAATGGGTTACTTATTTAGCTTTCGTGGCTGAATGTGTCCTATGGACCCTGCGGAAAGAGGGGGGTGGGAATCGTAAGAGTTTCCAGTATGCTTACTTTTGCCTGTCTAAATCTAttaaattccctcaacactatcagactttttactaaatctgcacttctatttctactggttttttctcatcattcctatcacccatttcctcccacttaagactgtatgactgtaacttgttgcttgtatcctaagatttttatcaatattgattgtttcttcattgcttatttgacccctctgacaatcattaagtgttgtaccacataattcttgacaaatgtatctttttcttttatgtaggctgagagcataggcacacaaggaatttatcttggtgcctatgctctcagtgtacataagagaaaaagatacatttgtcaagaatccggaggtacaacacttaatgattgtcataggggtcactAGAGCCCACtataacaatattgccaaaaaggcactaagagttgttaatctaatcttatgtagcttcttctctggaaatattgcaaaacatttgttagaccaattctggaatacagctcacctgtctgcaactgcattgcatctcagacattaatacaatcaagagagtccagaaattttcacaagaagagtccttcactcctccacttgtaacaaaataccttataccaccacacttgaaatactgggattagacaatttacaactacctcacctccaatctgatctaaatgcagttcataaaatcatatactaaaatgtccttcctgttaatgactatttcaccttcaaccacagcaatacacaagcacgtaatagattcaaactatagtaaatgtaaattgctccaaacctgactgcagaaaatacgacttcagcaatagagtgatcaaatgcctggaatgcactacctgactgtggtttcttccccaaaccccaaaaactttaatcttagactgtctacaattgaccgctccccgtttctaagaggtctgtaaggggcgtgcataagcgcaccactgtgcctaccatcctggacttatttattttatttatttatttattggatttgtatgccgcccctctccaaagactcggggcggctaacagcaataataaaacagcatataataataatccaatactaaaaacaattaacaaCCCATTATAATAACAACCAAAAACCAAAAACGTACTGTCCTATTGTCattttttatcgttactttttacttatgttatatttatacaaactactaatatcctatacatgtttgacaaatgaacaaataaaaactAAATGATATTATCTAACCATCTCATCCTTACCCTTTTCTCTTTGACCCATTTTTTCTAGTGGTGTTAGCTTAAGAAAGATTAGGGGGAAAAGAAATGTTAGTGTTTTCAAAAGTATAGGAAGGAGAACACAGCCAAATTATTTTGTCTTCAAGGACACACATAGTTGCCCACCCAGACTTTGAACCTAGCCTACTGTAAATGGGAAATTGAGGAATGTGCACTGTATAGCAGATTTTTCCTATCCCTGAGTAATGTTCTACTAACATTAACTAGCAGAGAACCATATTATATCAATAACAGCTTGTgtgcttcttttttattatttttatgttattgaTTTTCTATTAAATACATTCCTTAGTGCTTAATAAACATCGTGTTGTCTGGGCATTTAATTTGCTTAATgatacttattttttaattattatttaattggatttgtatgccgcccctctccgtggactcggagcagctcacgtcatataaaaagagacaatagtaaaatcaatccaattaatacataaaaacaattcttaaaaatctactataaaaacttccattaacattcattcaacaatcatactaaaaacattcgttggtcaggggaaagatctaataaccccaggcctgatgacaaagatgagtttttaagctctttcggaaggcaaggagggtgggggcagtacaaatttccaggggggagctgattccagagggccagggccgccacagagaaggctcttcccctaggtcctgccagccgacattgtttggtcgatgggaccctaaggagacacactctgtgggaccttactggttgctgggattcgtgcagcagaaggcagtctcagagatagtctggtcctatgccatgtagggctttatagatcataaccaacattttgaattatgtccggaaacagatcggcagccaatgtagtccGCAAAGTGATGATGAcatatgggcatatcttggaaggtCCAAAACCGCTTCCACgtctgcattttggacgatctgaagtttccaaacactcttcaaaggtagccccacatagagagcattgcagtagtcgaacctcgaggtgataagggcatgagtgaccatgagcaactggtgtagtattggattattgttatatgctgttttattactgttgttagccaccccgattctgcagagaggggcggcatacaaatccaataaataataataataataataataataataataataataataatcatcatcatcatcatcatcatcgggaTGTTTCGCTTGATGGGACCATGAATAGCTACTCAATGTTACCTTCTTGTTTCTCTAGGTTTTGTAGTACATGGCTCCAACGGAGAAGCTCCCTACTTGACACAGGAGGAAAGCCTGGAGGTAGTGACGCGGGTGCACCACGCTTTGCCTAAGGAAAAGCTTCTGCTGGTTGGATCAGGATGTGAATGTGAGCAATAAAAGgtggtatagagcagtgtttcccaaccttggcaacttgaagatatttggacttcaactcccagaattccacagccagcatttgctggctggggaattctgggagttgaagtccaaatatcttcaagttgccaaggttgggaaacactgaactagacgaGTTGGCCACTAGCTAACCATACCTTTTCTATAAGGATTCTATGTCTAGTGCCTTATTTGACCCTCAAAAAGCTCCTAATACCCCAAGAGCTGTCCTTTAAGTCACTTAACGTTTCTTCCCTTAGCAACTCACTGCACCATTGAGAAAACGAAGCAAATGGCTGGCAAGGGTGCTGATGCTGctcttgtggtgactccttgCTACTTCCGTGGAAGCATGACCACTGCTGCCTTGATCCATCATTACACCCAGGTAAAGGAGTAGGTCAGGATATTCTCTGATTTATAAGAACATAAGCAGAGCCATGCTGAGTCAGGCctaagcccatcgagtccagcattctgtgtcacacagtggcccaccaattgtccatgggatctTATATTTTCCCCCCCTTATATTTATTAGAGATGActgaagtaccgtatttttcggagtataagagaaACTTTTTTCCTCGCTAAAAGTGGCTGATAgcttgggtgtatcttatacagtggtacctcaacatacgagtttaattcgttccagacccgagctcgtaagttgatcaattcgcatctcgaacgaatgcctttagactttgtttttcatgccgagataaccggaagcaaggagattcttgcgccacctagtggaagctcggctcgtatcccaaatctgagctcgggtgtcgaacagaaatttcgcttgcgtcgcggctcgtaacttggaatactcgcatgtggagcagcttgtatctaggggTAGTactgtactctgaatgtagctttcccccctttttttagccctaactagcAGCTATCCCtcttcccagatcttaccttgcaggctgtttcattgtttctctctgtgaaaaacgtttcccaaaccctgtctttgtatttttttttccattttttagttGCTCTGAatttttctttctagccctaaccaggtgctaacagtgttcccagctcttaccaggttccaagctctttcattgttattctctgcaaagaagaatgttttccaagccctaagtctttgcagggttttttccactgctctacttgctctgaatgtttctttccagctgctaatgatgttcccagctcttactgacttgcaaggaTTTTTCAACTGCTTGTGAAATTCTCATTGTCTTGAGAATTAATAAAGTATGTATGTTCCTCTGAAAGACTCAGACATCATCCAGAAGTTGGCATCAAAGTGTAGTGTTTATTTTGACAGCTGAGAGAAATtcttttaataattatatttagTCAAATAATTCAATATAGCTTTTATTTTAGCCCTAGCAATTGTTTAAATGCAGCCCTTTAGCATACCAACCAAAGTGTAAGTGTAAGCTTCTCTTTAAAAACAGAGAATATGGTACCCATCCACCATCCTGTCTCTGTAATAATTGGAGATTGCCTTGTATTGCCTAGATGCAGAAGATTGATATTGAAAGAGTAGTTTGTAGTTCACTGGTAGATTGTTTCCCTACGTGCCCACATGTTTTACTACTTTATGTTCCCAGGTGGCTGATGCATCTCCAATCCCTGtgatactgtacagtgttccagCCAACACAGGTTTGGAACTGCCCAATGAGGCAGTAATCAGCCTCGCGCAACATCCTAACATAGTGGGGAtcaaggacagtgatggcaatgTGAGTGAAATGTGACAACCAGGTGCTGCACTAATGAGATCCCCTCAGGGGATTCTTAATCTTTCTTGGTGATATGAGAATCTACCTATTGGGCATCTTTTGATGTTAAGGAATGAAATCCGTTGTACACATTTTCTCTTAAGAGACCTTCAGATCTGTGAATTGTTCTTTTCTTCTATGAAGAATTAATGTTTAAGCTGTTGGAGAAAatacttttaaaacatttttagcaCAGACTGGTGGCAGTTTTTTCATATATTTGATGATCAGTTGAACATTAAACTAACAGTAGAACAACAAAGCAGGTATTTCGTTAAAGTTCACTGTTTTATAAAGGACAGTATAccatatgtgttctgtcgggctctctggtagactcctcccaaaaattcacaggtacaaatttcagatacacacacgtttgaaaattcaaaacaatgttctttataatgaaagttcacttaacctaagccctcttggtatagcaaagagcactcgtctccaaacaaactggtaatttgtactagtcccttatcagttctgtgatacttagcttgcagctgtgaggcaattcacagtccttcttctttcacaaagtgaaacacactttgctctggtttagtttcaaagcgggggaaaatcagcacacaaagtcaaagtcagtaaagcagtcacgaaatacaaagatcagataatcctccacaatggccaaacccacaggctgctatttatagcagcctcactaattaccacagctccacccaaccacaggtggcctcattttctttgataataatctctcagttgttgttgcctatgcatcgctctctgcatgtgtggctgtatcattaactcttgttctgaatccaaggaggggctagataattgatctccttctgagctgtctgccacactctcctcctccctgtcactcatgtcttcttggtcagaggagcattcatcatcagattccaccgggggcaaaacaggcctgcagcatgtggatgtctcccccacatccacagtccttggggcaggagctgggccagagctaaccacaacacatatgtaGATTGTGAAGATTCAAGTTCAGATCTCTGTTTCACCCAAAAGCTCACTTGGTGATAACagacaaattttattttacttatgggTGAGAATAAACATAGTAATCCCCATGCTGAGTATATtgaataagaaataatataaatgGGAAAGATGAAAAAAAGCTAACATTTCTGGGGTAATTATAGTTATTTCTGAACAACCAGTATAGGATGGAATCCCAACTATGTTTTTCCTACTGTAGCTGGTCTGCCATGTGAGAACATCTATTTCTCTTCAAGCACAGCTGTATAGAAGCATTTCAAAGAGcttcaaatttttattttccaaacatCATTCCAAACATAGGGGAAATTTTGCAATCTAAAATTGTAGTACAAACAGGCCTGTCTAGGCGCATGAAACAGGAGACCGTGAGTTTCCTTAGCTGTCTTTTAAATATCAAGACCTTTGTAAAACAAAGTGGAaaatatgaaattttaaaaagagaacaaaCCTTAGATTGGCTTTCTCCAGATGTTTTGCCTCTAATTCCCATTACCACTTTGGATATGCAGATTGGAGCTGCTGGGATTTTGAGGAAAAACATCTGAAGAGATCCATAGTGGAAAAGGTTGCTTTAGCAAAAACAAGTGACATGAACAGgcaattttaaaaagttcattaatgttgtggttagctctgacccagctcctgccccaaggactgtggatgtgggggagacatccacatgctgcaggcctgttttgcccccggtggaatctgctgatgaaggctcctctgaccaagaagacatgagtgacagggaggaggagagtggggcagacagcttgttttgaattttcaaacgtgtgtgtgtgtgtctgaaatttgtacctgtgaatttttgggaggagtctactagaGAGCCTGACTGAACAATTAAGATGCCTTGTGTTTATGTCTTCCTTAGCACATGTGTTTATCACCATGAGTATCACCATGAGTATCACCATGAGCATCCTGTGTTTTTGCTAACGGCACCTTTTGGCCTTTAGGTGATCAGTGCTATCTCTTGCTATCAAACCAACCTATCTTTTACCAGATTACACGCCTGGGGCTCCTTGTCCACAAGACGCAGAATGAAGACTTCCAGGTACTGGCAGGATCAGCTGGTTTTTTGCTAGCCAGCTATATTGTA
This genomic stretch from Erythrolamprus reginae isolate rEryReg1 chromosome 5, rEryReg1.hap1, whole genome shotgun sequence harbors:
- the HOGA1 gene encoding 4-hydroxy-2-oxoglutarate aldolase, mitochondrial is translated as MARATPRFLRPFWPRAPCAGPAGAVLGRSLAAAPARRLDLRGIYPPLVTPFTSQGRVDYARLQENLRLYAEIPFRGFVVHGSNGEAPYLTQEESLEVVTRVHHALPKEKLLLVGSGCESTHCTIEKTKQMAGKGADAALVVTPCYFRGSMTTAALIHHYTQVADASPIPVILYSVPANTGLELPNEAVISLAQHPNIVGIKDSDGNITRLGLLVHKTQNEDFQVLAGSAGFLLASYIVGATGGVCALANVLGNPVCHLDDLCRAGKWDEARELQLRLIEPNIAVTRKFGVPGLKQAMEWFGYKGGFCRAPLLPLTDIQVMELRRDFTSNGWL